From a single Oreochromis niloticus isolate F11D_XX linkage group LG3, O_niloticus_UMD_NMBU, whole genome shotgun sequence genomic region:
- the LOC109198762 gene encoding secretory phospholipase A2 receptor-like has product MLTFGKQDLCVSVANNLLLTAVFMNTLRRDIKERTNQISKMQWSLYLLILMGQCCFFTCRLYEYHFIAENKSWYEAQRYCREKYTDLAKVFDMTDMSRLRNSTQNQGEAWIGLNNNTGGNRMWHWSLPGVEYIQNDSSWNLSGRAYWEYPGNCVRKRDKLADVSCNTMTWFICYDVGFTEMKKDNKTLYLITTPMNWTQAQTYCRYNHTDLASGLDQVDGEEMKALFAGRVMSVWIGLFRDSWRWSDGSDFSFRYWDMQLFNDEQSNKTCAMTLLNRSGKWSSDECDKEKPFFCYDVITDKMILIKENKTWEEALNYCENNYKGLVSITNPEVQGRVQETAKNADSPYVWIGLSYKCTLGLWLWVNDYVACYEKWATEGKTEGCDMSVGVDRGGQHEWFSRRNNETYNFICSKQ; this is encoded by the exons aTGTTGACCTTTGGCAAACAAGATCTCTGTGTTAGTGTAGCAAACAACCTTCTTTTGACAGCAGTCTTTATgaacacactgaggagagacatCAAGGAGAGAACCAACCAGAT ATCAAAGATGCAGTGGAGTCTGTATCTGCTTATTCTGATGG GTCAGTGTTGCTTCTTTACATGCCGCCTGTATGAGTACCACTTTATTGCAGAAAACAAGAGCTGGTATGAAGCACAGAGATACTGCAGAGAGAAATATACAGACCTGGCCAAAGTGTTTGACATGACAGACATGAGCAGACTCCGTAACTCCACACAGAATCAAGGAGAAGCCTGGATTGgactgaacaacaacacaggTGGAAACAGGATGTGGCATTGGTCTCTGCCAGGAGTGGAATACATTCAAAAtgacagcagctggaatctGAGTGGAAGAGCATACTGGGAATATCCTGGGAACTGTGTGAGGAAAAGAGACAAGCTGGCAGATGTTTCATGTAACACTATGACGTGGTTCATCTGTTATGATG ttggtttcacagaaatgaagaaagacaataaaacattgtatttgATAACAACACCTATGAACTGGACACAGGCTCAGACCTACTGCAGATATAATCACACTGACTTGGCCAGTGGACTCGATCAGGTAGATGGAGAAGAAATGAAGGCTCTGTTTGCTGGCCGTGTCATGAGTGTGTGGATCGGTCTGTTCAGAGACAGCTGGAGGTGGTCAGATGGGAGTGATTTCTCTTTCAGATACTGGGATATGCAGTTATTCAATGATGAACAAAGCAACAAGACATGTGCTATGACTCTGTTAAACAGATCAGGAAAATGGAGCTCTGATGAATGTGACAAAGAAAAACCCTTCTTCTGTTATGATG TTATAACAGATAAAATGATCCTgatcaaagaaaacaagacCTGGGAAGAAGCCTTGAATTACTGTGAAAACAACTACAAGGGGCTGGTTTCTATCACCAACCCTGAGGTGCAGGGACGGGTCCAGGAAACAGCCAAGAATGCTGACAGTCCCTATGTTTGGATCGGACTGAGCTACAAATGCACTCTGGGATTATGGTTATGGGTCAATGACTACGTAGCCTGCTATGAGAAGTGGGCCACAGAGGGGAAGACTGAAGGGTGTGACATGTCTGTAGGCGTGGACAGAGGAGGACAGCATGAGTGGTTCAGTCGCAGGAATAATGAGACGTATAATTTTATTTGTTCTAAACAGTAA
- the LOC100711776 gene encoding lymphocyte antigen 75, with product MDKMHWILFLHILMGQCCFFTCRLYEYHFIAENKSWYEAQRYCREKYTDLAKVFDMTDMSRLRNSTPNQGEAWIGLNNNTGGNRTWHWSLPGVKYIQNDSSWNLNGRTVNELPGNCGRKRDKLVDVSCDSTMWFICYSEMKKDKKTLHLIPKLMNWTEAQSYCRSNHTDLASGLNQVDGKEIEALMKSKNSSFRAWIGLFRDSWRWSDGSDFSFRYWDMQLFNDTQSNKKCAMTLLNRSGKWSSDECDKEKPFFCYDDKLILIKENKTWEEALDYCRKSHRGPVSITNHYQQRWVEVRAKNASSPFVWLGLRYSCTLDLWFWVNDQLVCYEKWSKNRKTEECGRAVGMQRGGQHEWVSQRDNEKYNFICSVK from the exons AT GGATAAGATGCACTGGATATTATTTCTGCATATTCTGATGG GTCAGTGTTGCTTCTTTACATGCCGCCTGTATGAGTACCACTTTATTGCAGAAAACAAGAGCTGGTATGAAGCACAGAGATACTGCAGAGAGAAATATACAGACCTGGCCAAAGTGTTTGACATGACAGACATGAGCAGACTCCGTAACTCCACACCGAATCAAGGAGAAGCCTGGATTGgactgaacaacaacacaggTGGAAACAGGACGTGGCATTGGTCTCTGCCAGGAGTGAAATACATTCAAAAtgacagcagctggaatctGAATGGAAGAACTGTTAATGAGCTGCCTgggaactgtgggaggaaaagaGACAAGCTGGTAGATGTTTCATGTGACAGTACTATGTGGTTCATCTGCTATAGTG AAATGAAGAAAGATAAGAAAACATTGCATTTGATACCAAAACTTATGAACTGGACAGAGGCTCAGAGCTACTGCAGATCCAATCACACTGACTTGGCCAGTGGACTCAATCAGGTAGATGGAAAAGAAATTGAGGCCCTTATGAAGTCTAAAAATTCTTCTTTTAGAGCATGGATCGGTCTGTTCAGAGACAGCTGGAGGTGGTCAGATGGGAGTGATTTCTCTTTCAGATACTGGGATATGCAGTTATTCAATGATACACAAAGCAACAAGAAATGTGCTATGACTCTGTTAAACAGATCAGGAAAATGGAGCTCTGATGAATGTGACAAAGAAAAACCCTTCTTCTGTTATGATG aTAAATTGATCCTgatcaaagaaaacaagacCTGGGAGGAGGCCTTGGATTACTGCAGAAAGTCTCACAGGGGACCGGTCTCCATCACTAACCATTACCAACAGAGATGGGTGGAGGTGAGAGCCAAGAATGCCTCGAGTCCTTTTGTCTGGCTCGGCCTGCGCTACTCCTGCACTCTGGATCTGTGGTTCTGGGTCAATGACCAGCTGGTCTGCTATGAGAAGTGGAGCAAAAACCGAAAGACTGAGGAGTGTGGCAGGGCTGTGGGCatgcagagaggaggacagcatGAGTGGGTCAGTCAGAGAGACAATgagaaatacaattttatttgttctgTCAAATAA